A DNA window from Microbacterium sp. CGR2 contains the following coding sequences:
- the nrdF gene encoding class 1b ribonucleoside-diphosphate reductase subunit beta has protein sequence MTPSSLKLVDHVQAINWNRIQDDKDVEVWNRLVNNFWLPEKIPLSNDIQSWNTLTADEQLLTMRVFTGLTLLDTVQATVGAVSLIPDAITPHEEAVYTNIAFMESVHAKSYSSIFSTLASTKEIDEAFRWSVENPNLQKKAQIVTDYYRGDDPLKRKIASTLLESFLFYSGFYLPMHWSSRAKLTNTADLIRLIIRDEAVHGYYIGYKFQKGLETVDQARRDELKDYTFSLLYELYDNEVQYTQDLYDGVGLTEDVKKFLHYNANKALMNLGYEAMFPSSVTNVNPAILSALSPNADENHDFFSGSGSSYVIGKAEATEDDDWDF, from the coding sequence ATGACTCCCTCATCGCTCAAGCTGGTCGATCACGTTCAGGCGATCAACTGGAACCGCATCCAGGACGATAAAGACGTCGAGGTGTGGAACCGCCTCGTCAACAACTTCTGGCTGCCCGAGAAGATCCCGCTGTCCAACGACATCCAGTCGTGGAACACGCTGACCGCCGACGAGCAGCTGCTCACGATGCGCGTCTTCACCGGGCTCACGCTGCTCGACACCGTGCAGGCCACTGTCGGCGCGGTGTCGCTGATCCCGGATGCGATCACCCCGCACGAAGAGGCCGTCTACACGAACATCGCGTTCATGGAGTCGGTGCACGCCAAGAGCTACTCCTCGATCTTCTCGACGCTCGCGTCGACCAAGGAGATCGACGAGGCGTTCCGCTGGTCGGTCGAGAACCCGAACCTGCAGAAGAAGGCGCAGATCGTCACGGACTACTACCGGGGCGATGACCCTCTCAAGCGCAAGATCGCGTCAACCCTGCTCGAGAGCTTCCTGTTCTACTCGGGGTTCTACCTGCCGATGCACTGGTCGAGCCGGGCGAAGCTCACCAACACCGCCGACCTCATCCGCCTCATCATCCGTGACGAGGCCGTGCACGGGTACTACATCGGCTACAAGTTCCAGAAGGGCCTCGAGACGGTCGACCAGGCCCGTCGGGATGAGCTGAAGGACTACACCTTCTCGCTGCTGTACGAGCTGTACGACAACGAGGTGCAGTACACGCAGGACCTCTACGACGGTGTCGGTCTGACCGAAGACGTCAAGAAGTTCCTGCACTACAACGCCAACAAGGCGCTGATGAACCTCGGCTACGAAGCGATGTTCCCGTCGTCGGTCACGAACGTGAACCCGGCCATCCTGTCGGCTCTGTCGCCGAACGCCGACGAGAACCACGACTTCTTCTCGGGGTCGGGCTCCTCCTACGTCATCGGCAAGGCCGAGGCCACGGAAGACGACGACTGGGACTTCTAG